Sequence from the Agarivorans sp. Alg241-V36 genome:
AGCTCTTAGGTTAGTCATGGCTGATATGGTGGTAAGCAAGGTGGCCGCTACCCAAATTATTCAGTCTGCAGGCATTGTTGATTTAGACGGTACAACGTTGTACCGCTTTTACACCGATGACGAAGGCTTTCTGCAGGTGGTTGCAAATGGCAGCGGTGAAGAAGACGTAGTTGACGTAAAAATGTTTCATTACTACGACACCTTAGACATTGCTAATCAAGCTGAGTGGGATCAGTTGCTGAATAATAAAATAGGCGCTAGTAGCTACCAGTTAGAAGGGCATACCTATCACCGAGTATGGACGTCTACCACTGAGTACCACAATCCAGTACATATGGAAGAAAAAACCTACCAAGACAACACGGATTTTTCTACTACCGATCAATTCACCATGCTGTTTGAGCGAGAGCTGGACAATGGTGAAATGGAATCGTTATTTTTGTCTGCCGAAGAAGTAGTAAATAACAACGCTTTAGAGCGTTGTTTAGTTATTAGTACCGGCATGACCGTATCACCAACTCAAATTACAATTCACGGATAAAGGACCAGAAAATGGAACAGTCGGACTTACTCTTAGCAGTAGCTAACTTTGCGATTTACTTTGCTGCTTCAATCGTTTTCTTAATGCTATTTAAAGTGATTTATGTGCGAGTTACGCCACATGATGAGTGGAAGCTAATTAAAGAAGGTAAAAATACCAGCGCCGCAATAGCCTTTGGTGGTGCAGTACTTGGTTTCGCATTAGCCTTAGCTGGTGCTGCCAGTAACTCAATTTCGTTTGTTGATTTTACCTTATGGGGCACTATTGCTTTAATCGCGCAAATTGCTGCCTTTGTGATTGTGCGTTTTGTATTTATCCCAGGCATTGTGTCACGCATTGAAGCTAACGAAGTTAGCGCAGGTATTATGCTAGCCGCTACCAGTGTGTCGGTAGGTTTATTAAATGCAGCCTGC
This genomic interval carries:
- a CDS encoding DUF350 domain-containing protein, whose translation is MEQSDLLLAVANFAIYFAASIVFLMLFKVIYVRVTPHDEWKLIKEGKNTSAAIAFGGAVLGFALALAGAASNSISFVDFTLWGTIALIAQIAAFVIVRFVFIPGIVSRIEANEVSAGIMLAATSVSVGLLNAACMTY
- a CDS encoding YjfK family protein; translation: MFKSLFKRNKPETDKYAGTPNVMGLKLGGSFELDALALRLVMADMVVSKVAATQIIQSAGIVDLDGTTLYRFYTDDEGFLQVVANGSGEEDVVDVKMFHYYDTLDIANQAEWDQLLNNKIGASSYQLEGHTYHRVWTSTTEYHNPVHMEEKTYQDNTDFSTTDQFTMLFERELDNGEMESLFLSAEEVVNNNALERCLVISTGMTVSPTQITIHG